The Cellulomonas sp. S1-8 genome has a window encoding:
- the hpt gene encoding hypoxanthine phosphoribosyltransferase: protein MDAADMGDDLERVLLSEEQLHARLDEMAAQIDADYAGEPLLLVGVLKGAVMVMADLARRLRGNIAMDWMAVSSYGSGTKSSGVVRILKDLDTDLTGRHVLIVEDIIDSGLTLSWLLSNLRSRGPASVEIATMLRKPEAAKVDVPVRYVGFDIPTEFVVGYGLDYDERYRNLPFVGTLAPHVYQH, encoded by the coding sequence GTGGACGCGGCGGACATGGGTGACGACCTCGAGCGGGTCCTGCTGAGCGAGGAGCAGCTCCACGCGCGGCTGGACGAGATGGCGGCGCAGATCGACGCCGACTACGCGGGCGAGCCGCTGCTGCTGGTGGGGGTGCTCAAGGGCGCCGTCATGGTGATGGCGGACCTCGCGCGCCGGCTGCGCGGCAACATCGCGATGGACTGGATGGCGGTGTCGTCCTACGGGTCGGGCACCAAGTCGTCGGGCGTCGTGCGGATCCTCAAGGACCTCGACACGGACCTGACGGGCCGGCACGTGCTGATCGTCGAGGACATCATCGACTCGGGCCTGACGTTGTCGTGGCTGCTGTCGAACCTGCGCTCGCGCGGTCCGGCGTCGGTCGAGATCGCGACCATGCTGCGCAAGCCCGAGGCGGCGAAGGTCGACGTCCCGGTGCGGTACGTCGGCTTCGACATCCCGACCGAGTTCGTCGTCGGGTACGGGCTGGACTACGACGAGCGGTACCGCAACCTGCCCTTCGTGGGGACGCTCGCACCGCACGTCTACCAGCACTGA
- the tilS gene encoding tRNA lysidine(34) synthetase TilS, with amino-acid sequence MSGPAPAVAAVRVAVRRSLADLAPDATVLVACSGGADSLALAAGLAWEARADGTWRAGAVVVDHGLQAGSHDVAQAAAAACRGLGLDPVRVVRVDVGADGGPEGAARAARLAALHAVADELGASAVLLGHTLDDQAETVLLALARGSGERALAGMRPVRGRLRRPLLALRRADTEGACAAQGLVPWHDPTNGRAPVVPGRSVVPGRTDAPDPLPLRSRVRADVLPVLEAVLGPGVAQALARTADALADAADALDAAADDVLAAVLVTTPAADGDPGVADGVADGVGPGAPGEVPGAPGVVLDVARLATAPAAVRRRVLHAAAVRAGAPAGALARVHVLAVDALVTDWHGQGPVHLPGGRVASRACGRLYLGLPSAAGSGPAAHPHAQGDPGPRPDDHDDHDDHDDDRE; translated from the coding sequence GTGAGCGGGCCCGCACCGGCCGTGGCGGCCGTCCGCGTCGCCGTGCGGCGCTCGCTCGCGGACCTCGCGCCGGACGCGACCGTGCTCGTCGCGTGCTCGGGCGGTGCGGACTCCCTCGCGCTGGCCGCCGGGCTCGCGTGGGAGGCGCGCGCGGACGGCACGTGGCGCGCAGGCGCGGTCGTCGTGGACCACGGTCTGCAGGCCGGGTCGCACGACGTCGCGCAGGCGGCCGCCGCCGCGTGCCGCGGGCTCGGTCTGGACCCGGTGCGCGTCGTGCGCGTCGACGTCGGCGCGGACGGCGGGCCCGAGGGTGCCGCGCGCGCGGCACGCCTCGCCGCGCTGCACGCCGTCGCCGACGAGCTCGGCGCGTCGGCCGTGCTGCTGGGGCACACGCTCGACGACCAGGCCGAGACCGTGCTGCTGGCGCTCGCCCGCGGGTCGGGGGAGCGCGCGCTGGCGGGCATGCGGCCCGTCCGGGGCCGCCTGCGTCGCCCGCTGCTCGCGCTGCGGCGTGCGGACACCGAGGGCGCGTGCGCGGCGCAGGGCCTGGTGCCGTGGCACGACCCGACCAACGGCCGCGCGCCCGTCGTCCCGGGTCGCTCCGTCGTCCCGGGTCGCACCGACGCCCCGGACCCGCTCCCGCTGCGCAGCCGCGTCCGCGCCGACGTCCTGCCGGTCCTCGAGGCCGTCCTCGGACCGGGCGTCGCGCAGGCGCTGGCCCGCACCGCGGACGCGCTCGCGGACGCCGCGGACGCCCTCGACGCGGCGGCGGACGACGTCCTGGCGGCGGTGCTCGTGACGACGCCCGCGGCGGACGGCGATCCCGGCGTGGCGGATGGTGTGGCGGACGGCGTGGGGCCCGGCGCGCCCGGAGAGGTGCCCGGCGCGCCCGGCGTGGTGCTGGACGTGGCGCGCCTGGCCACCGCACCTGCGGCGGTGCGTCGGCGCGTCCTGCACGCCGCGGCCGTCCGGGCGGGCGCCCCCGCGGGAGCCCTCGCGCGCGTGCACGTGCTGGCCGTGGACGCGCTCGTGACCGACTGGCACGGGCAGGGTCCCGTCCACCTGCCGGGAGGCCGGGTCGCGTCACGTGCGTGTGGCAGGCTCTACCTCGGCCTGCCGTCCGCGGCGGGCAGCGGGCCTGCAGCACACCCGCACGCGCAGGGGGACCCTGGGCCACGGCCCGACGATCACGACGATCACGACGATCACGACGACGACCGGGAGTGA